A window of Brassica napus cultivar Da-Ae unplaced genomic scaffold, Da-Ae ScsIHWf_741;HRSCAF=1074, whole genome shotgun sequence contains these coding sequences:
- the LOC106369007 gene encoding protein NRT1/ PTR FAMILY 2.11, translating into MERKPLEVESTDHQKPSSAVYDGSATAVDSVEEEVQETKLVYRGWKVMPFIIGNETFEKLGIIGTLSNLLVYLTAVFNMKSITAATIINAFSGTINFGTFVAAFLCDTYFGRYKTLTVAVIACFLGSLVILLTAAVPQLHPAPCGTALTCTGPSGGQIAFLLMGLAFLVVGAGGIRPCNLAFGADQFNPKSESGKRGIDSFFNWYFFTFTFAQILSLTLVVYIQSNVSWTIGLTIPVVLMFLACVIFFAGDKLYVKIKASGSPLASIAQVITVAIKKRGLKAVKQPWVNLYNYYPLNYANSKLKYTDQFRFLDKAAILAPEDKLDADGKPTDPWKLCTMQQVEEVKCIVRVLPIWFASSIYYLTITQQMTYPVFQALQSDRRLGSGGFVIPAATYVVFLMTGMTVFIIIYDRVLVPTLRRITGIDTGITLLQRIGTGIFFAFLSLVVSGFVEERRRTFALTKPTLGMAPRKGEISSMSAMWLIPQLTLAGVAEAFGAIGQMEFYYKQFPENMRSFAGSIFYVGGGVSSYLGSFLIATVHRTTQNSAGGNWLAEDLNKGRLDLFYFMIAGILAVNFAYFLVMSRWYRYKGSDDEVTAYETNGDVIKQQDKNKV; encoded by the exons ATGGAGAGAAAGCCTCTGGAAGTTGAGTCCACCGATCATCAGAAACCTTCCTCCGCCGTGTACGACGGCTCTGCTACGGCGGTTGATTCTGTTGAAGAAGAAGTTCAGGAAACCAAACTCGTTTATAGAGGCTGGAAAGTCATGCCTTTCATCATAG GAAACGAGACATTTGAGAAGCTTGGGATCATTGGAACACTATCAAACCTTCTGGTTTACTTAACTGCTGTCTTCAACATGAAGAGTATCACAGCTGCTACAATCATCAACGCCTTTAGTGGCACAATCAACTTCGGAACCTTCGTTGCCGCCTTCCTTTGCGACACTTACTTCGGTCGTTACAAGACACTAACCGTCGCGGTCATCGCATGTTTTCTT GGATCACTTGTGATACTATTAACTGCTGCAGTACCACAACTGCATCCAGCTCCATGCGGAACAGCCCTCACGTGTACAGGCCCAAGTGGCGGCCAGATAGCCTTTCTACTAATGGGTCTTGCCTTTCTTGTGGTGGGAGCAGGTGGGATTAGACCGTGTAATCTTGCTTTTGGAGCTGATCAGTTTAACCCTAAAAGCGAGTCAGGGAAGAGAGGGATTGATAGTTTCTTTAACTGGTACTTCTTCACCTTCACGTTCGCGCAGATCTTGTCGCTGACACTAGTTGTCTACATCCAGTCTAACGTCAGTTGGACCATCGGTTTAACCATACCTGTCGTGTTAATGTTCTTGGCCTGCGTGATCTTCTTTGCGGGTGATAAGTTGTATGTCAAGATCAAAGCCTCAGGTAGTCCATTGGCTAGTATAGCTCAAGTTATAACGGTTGCTATCAAGAAACGTGGGTTAAAGGCTGTGAAGCAGCCTTGGGTTAACCTTTACAATTACTACCCACTAAACTACGCAAACTCTAAGCTCAAGTACACCGACCAGTTCAG GTTTCTTGATAAGGCGGCGATCTTGGCTCCTGAAGACAAGTTGGATGCTGATGGTAAGCCTACGGATCCATGGAAGCTATGTACAATGCAACAAGTTGAAGAAGTGAAGTGCATTGTGAGAGTGCTTCCTATATGGTTTGCTTCATCGATCTATTACTTGACCATCACGCAACAGATGACCTATCCTGTCTTTCAAGCCCTCCAGAGCGATCGTCGCTTAGGCTCTGGAGGGTTTGTGATCCCTGCAGCCACCTATGTGGTCTTCTTGATGACAGGAATGACTGTTTTCATCATAATCTACGACCGCGTCCTCGTGCCTACCTTGAGAAGAATCACCGGTATAGACACCGGGATCACGCTCTTGCAAAGGATAGGAACCGGGATTTTCTTCGCCTTTTTGAGCTTGGTAGTGTCTGGTTTCGTCGAGGAACGGAGGAGGACTTTCGCATTGACTAAACCAACACTCGGTATGGCGCCACGGAAGGGAGAAATCTCCTCAATGTCAGCTATGTGGCTGATACCGCAGCTCACACTCGCGGGTGTAGCCGAGGCATTTGGAGCTATTGGACAGATGGAGTTTTACTACAAGCAGTTCCCCGAGAACATGAGGAGTTTCGCCGGCTCCATCTTCTATGTGGGAGGAGGAGTTTCTAGTTACCTCGGCAGCTTCTTGATTGCAACGGTACACAGGACGACGCAGAACTCGGCTGGCGGTAACTGGTTGGCTGAAGATTTGAACAAAGGAAGATTGGATTTGTTTTACTTCATGATCGCTGGAATCTTGGCGGTTAATTTTGCTTACTTCTTGGTGATGTCAAGATGGTATAGGTACAAAGGAAGTGATGATGAAGTGACAGCTTATGAAACAAATGGAGATGTGATCAAACAACAAGACAAGAACAAAGTCTAA